The following are encoded in a window of candidate division KSB1 bacterium genomic DNA:
- a CDS encoding DUF4954 family protein, whose translation MNFRPLTADEVRALQEQGCRAEDWGAVLVAPDFDPARVWHSTFAGQVRLGACRGWIELHDGVRKPCGIYRSSLQDCSIGQDCYIADVRSLARYDIGDQVAIENVGTMAVVGETTFGNGVRIEVLNEAGGREKPLFQGITAQIAYLIVTYRHDHALISKLYELVDKEVAATKSTRGTVGNSARITDCITVRNVAIGPHTRITGALHLEEGTIASNEHDPVFIGEGVIAKKFIALSGAHIDGAAVVDKCIVGQGVRIGKQYSAENSGFFANSECFHGEAVSVFAGPYTVTHHKSTLLIAGMFSFYNAGSGSNQSNHMYKLGPVHQGILGRGAKTGSFSYMMWPCRVGAFTGVIGKHYANFDTSEFPFSYILESERKSVLQPAMNLCTVGTRRDSAKWPKRDRRRDPDKRDLINFALFSPYTVGRILLGIERLNELEAAAPSDEPYVQYGGVHIKRAKLRPAIDQYEMAVRVYLGEELAKHLEAAGQVRTYGELIQHLYRPRPEAIGRWIDLAGMLAPKQAVQHLIASITAGEVQSLEELRARLKALHEDYEALAWAWCIDVIEKRTGTDFRHLGRAHLVKMLRDWHESVARFNALVLEDARKEFSERSRIGYGLDGSVDERDRDFEAVIGKYEENKFVKEVEAETVAVRERAARLISFVESLPETAP comes from the coding sequence ATGAACTTCCGCCCCCTCACTGCCGATGAGGTCCGGGCCCTGCAAGAGCAGGGGTGCAGGGCCGAGGACTGGGGCGCCGTACTTGTGGCGCCGGACTTTGACCCTGCTCGCGTGTGGCACAGCACCTTTGCCGGGCAGGTGCGCTTGGGTGCATGCCGCGGGTGGATAGAACTGCACGATGGCGTACGCAAACCATGCGGGATCTACCGTTCCTCTCTGCAGGACTGCTCCATCGGGCAGGATTGTTACATCGCCGACGTGCGCAGCCTTGCCCGCTACGATATCGGTGACCAGGTGGCGATCGAGAACGTGGGGACCATGGCGGTGGTCGGCGAGACCACCTTTGGCAATGGCGTGCGTATCGAGGTGCTCAATGAAGCCGGCGGCAGGGAAAAGCCGCTGTTTCAGGGCATCACCGCCCAGATCGCTTACTTGATTGTGACCTACCGCCACGACCACGCGCTCATCAGCAAGCTCTATGAACTGGTGGACAAGGAGGTGGCTGCCACCAAGTCCACCCGCGGCACAGTGGGTAATAGCGCGCGCATCACCGACTGCATCACCGTGCGGAACGTGGCCATCGGGCCCCACACACGCATCACCGGAGCGCTACACCTGGAGGAAGGGACCATCGCAAGCAACGAACACGACCCAGTGTTCATCGGCGAAGGGGTAATTGCCAAGAAGTTCATCGCACTGTCCGGCGCGCACATTGATGGGGCCGCAGTGGTTGACAAGTGCATCGTTGGCCAGGGGGTGCGGATTGGCAAACAGTACTCGGCCGAAAATTCCGGCTTCTTTGCCAACAGCGAGTGCTTCCATGGCGAAGCGGTGAGCGTTTTCGCCGGCCCTTACACAGTCACCCACCACAAGTCCACCCTGCTCATCGCTGGAATGTTCTCGTTCTACAATGCCGGCAGTGGCTCCAACCAGAGCAACCACATGTATAAACTGGGACCGGTGCACCAGGGGATCCTGGGAAGGGGCGCAAAAACCGGGTCGTTTTCCTACATGATGTGGCCCTGCAGGGTAGGTGCCTTCACGGGCGTCATTGGTAAGCACTATGCGAATTTTGACACTTCCGAGTTTCCGTTTTCTTATATTTTGGAGTCTGAGCGCAAGAGCGTCCTGCAACCTGCGATGAACCTCTGCACAGTAGGCACGCGCCGCGATAGCGCCAAGTGGCCCAAAAGGGACCGGCGTCGCGACCCGGACAAGCGCGATCTGATTAATTTTGCACTCTTCAGCCCTTACACGGTGGGCCGCATACTGTTAGGCATTGAGAGGCTGAACGAATTGGAGGCCGCCGCACCCTCGGATGAGCCGTATGTGCAGTACGGGGGTGTGCACATCAAGCGTGCGAAGCTGCGACCGGCCATTGATCAGTACGAGATGGCCGTGCGCGTGTACTTGGGCGAAGAGCTGGCCAAACACCTCGAAGCAGCCGGGCAGGTGCGAACCTACGGAGAGTTGATCCAACACTTGTACCGACCTCGCCCGGAGGCCATCGGCCGTTGGATTGATTTGGCCGGGATGCTCGCCCCCAAGCAGGCAGTGCAACACCTCATTGCGTCCATCACCGCTGGGGAGGTGCAAAGCTTAGAGGAGCTCCGCGCCCGCCTCAAAGCACTGCATGAAGACTACGAAGCGCTGGCCTGGGCGTGGTGCATCGACGTGATCGAAAAGAGAACCGGCACAGACTTCCGTCATCTTGGCAGGGCGCACCTGGTGAAGATGCTCCGCGACTGGCACGAGAGCGTAGCCCGCTTCAACGCGCTGGTGCTGGAGGATGCCCGCAAGGAGTTCTCCGAGCGCAGCCGCATTGGCTACGGCCTGGACGGCAGCGTGGACGAACGCGACCGGGACTTTGAAGCCGTCATAGGCAAGTATGAGGAAAACAAGTTCGTCAAGGAAGTAGAAGCCGAAACCGTCGCTGTGCGAGAGCGCGCCGCACGCCTCATCTCCTTTGTGGAATCACTCC
- the nagB gene encoding glucosamine-6-phosphate deaminase — translation MRILIFDDYEHLSKWVAYYVASKINHAKPTKRKPFVLGLPTGSSPVGTYRNLVQLYKEGKVSFKNVVTFNMDEYVGLPEDHPQSYHRFMYDHLFDHIDIPRENINILNGNAPDLQKECEAYEAKIKKVGGIDLFLGGIGPDGHIAFNEPGSSLNSRTRIKTLTLDTRKANARFFDNDVEKVPKTALTVGVATVMDAREVLIIVSGYSKARALRMAVEEGVNHMWTVSMLQLHPHGIIACDEESTMELRVGTVKYFQDIEAQALATLPEL, via the coding sequence ATGAGGATTCTGATTTTCGACGACTATGAACATCTGAGCAAGTGGGTGGCTTACTACGTGGCCAGCAAGATCAATCACGCCAAGCCCACGAAGAGGAAACCGTTTGTCCTAGGGTTGCCCACGGGTTCTTCGCCGGTAGGTACCTATCGGAACCTGGTGCAGCTTTACAAGGAAGGCAAGGTTTCTTTCAAGAACGTGGTTACCTTCAATATGGACGAGTACGTCGGCCTTCCGGAGGACCACCCACAGAGTTACCATCGCTTCATGTACGACCATCTGTTTGACCACATCGACATTCCGCGCGAAAACATCAACATCCTCAACGGCAACGCACCTGACCTGCAGAAAGAGTGCGAAGCGTATGAGGCCAAGATCAAGAAGGTGGGCGGCATCGACCTGTTCCTGGGGGGCATTGGGCCCGACGGGCACATTGCCTTCAACGAGCCTGGCTCTTCGCTCAATTCGCGCACGCGCATCAAGACGCTGACTCTGGACACGCGCAAGGCCAACGCCCGCTTTTTCGACAACGATGTGGAGAAGGTTCCCAAGACCGCCCTCACCGTGGGTGTAGCGACGGTGATGGACGCACGCGAAGTGCTGATCATTGTGAGCGGCTACTCCAAGGCGCGTGCGCTGCGCATGGCGGTGGAGGAGGGCGTCAACCACATGTGGACGGTCTCCATGCTCCAGCTTCATCCCCATGGCATCATCGCCTGCGACGAAGAATCCACCATGGAGCTCAGGGTGGGCACGGTGAAATACTTCCAGGACATCGAGGCCCAGGCGCTGGCCACTCTTCCCGAGCTATGA
- a CDS encoding asparaginase domain-containing protein — protein sequence MARIKILTTGGTIDKIYFDRKSEFQVGDPQIAEVLSEANVVVDYEIQQLMRKDSLDMTDEDRRLIRQAVESDTAHRHFLITHGTDTMIDTARTLQGIPGKVIVLTGAMQPARFRLTDAVFNIGCAFMAVQTLPPGVYIVMNGRVFYPDNTVKNVPLNRFEEVT from the coding sequence ATGGCAAGGATCAAAATACTCACCACTGGTGGGACAATTGACAAGATCTATTTTGACCGCAAGAGTGAATTTCAGGTCGGTGACCCCCAGATCGCTGAGGTGCTGAGCGAGGCCAACGTGGTGGTCGACTATGAGATCCAGCAGCTCATGCGCAAGGACAGCCTGGACATGACCGACGAAGACCGCCGGCTTATCCGCCAGGCGGTGGAAAGTGACACAGCTCACCGGCACTTTCTCATCACCCACGGCACCGACACAATGATTGATACAGCCCGAACCCTCCAGGGCATACCGGGCAAAGTGATCGTTCTGACCGGAGCCATGCAACCGGCGCGCTTTCGCCTCACCGATGCGGTGTTCAACATCGGTTGCGCCTTTATGGCCGTGCAAACTTTGCCACCGGGGGTCTACATCGTCATGAACGGGCGGGTATTTTACCCGGACAACACGGTAAAGAACGTGCCCCTTAATCGCTTCGAAGAAGTGACGTGA